CCCTCCAGCTCGCCTCCCGGGAAGTCCGGCTTTGCCGGCTTCGAACCAGTTGCTATGACGAGCTTCTCCCAGCGGATTTCCTTCCCCGACTTGGTTCTCACGAGCTTCCCCCGCGGGTCTATCTCCGTGACCTCATCGGTGAGGATTTCGACGCCGAGGGGCTTAAGGAACTTCTCGACGGGAAGTATGTCATCATCAACGCCCCCGAGAGTTCCGAAGATGTAGGGAATTCCGCACGGAATCATGCCCACTTCCTCTCTCTTTATGACAAGAACGCTCTTGTCCGGGTAGAACTTCCTGGCAGAGATGGCTGTCGTGATTCCCCCGGCGCTCGCCCCTATAACCACAACGTCGTACTTCATTTCCATCACCGAAAGAATTAGGGCAGCCTACTATTAAACACTTTCTTTAACCTCGAGTTCAAAACGTAAGCACTTCTGAGGGGAGAAAAGAACAGGGAAGGACATCAGTCTCCGGTAGCGCCCTTCAGGGCGTCCTTGCAGGCGCAGTGCCTCTCCTTCGGAATGTACTTGATGGACTTCATGAGGAGGTACTTAATCTCCTCGCTCTTCCTGGCCATCAGCTCGACGACCTCGGTGTGGGTGAGCTTCTCCCTGCTTATACCCGCTGCGAAGTTCGTAACTATTGCCACACTGGCGTAGCACATCTCGAGCTCGCGGGCGAGAACTGCTTCGGGACACTGGGTCATGCCAACGACGTCGGCACCGAGTATCTTGAGCGCCCTGATTTCGGCCTTCGTCTCGAACCTTGGACCCTCCATGCAGGCGTAGGTTCCAGTGGGGTGATACGTAAAGCCGAGCTCCTTGGCAGCGGTGATGAGGGCCTTCCTCAGCTCGGGACAGTAGGGATCGGTGAAGTCCACGTGGGCGACGAACTTCCTGTCGTGGGGGCTATCTTCACCGTCGTAGAAGGTGTAGTGTCTAGTTTTAGTGAAGTCCATGAGCTGATCTAGGATTACGAAATCGCCGGGCTTCATCAGCTCGTTGAGCGAGCCAACTGCCGAGGTCGAGAGGATCCTCTCGACGCCGAGCTCATAGAGCGCCCAGATGTTCGCGCGGTAGTTTATCTTGTGTGGAGGAACACTATGCCCCTCGCCGTGCCTTGCCAGGAATGCTATTTCCTCACCATCGTACTCACCTAGCTTCACCCGGACCCTTCCGTAGGGCGTGCTCACGAACTCCTCCCTGACGTTCTCAAGCAGCTTGGGGTCGTAGACTCCGGAGCCTCCAATAATTGCTATCCTTGGCATGGTATCACCTGGAAGAAGAAATGGTGGGGGCCTTAAAACGTTAGCCCCCCTCCCAGAGACTCTTCTGGTACTCCGCCCTCTCGTGTATGTCCTCCAGAACCTCACCCTTAGCCTGAAGCTCCAGTATCTTGGTCAGTATCTCGCTGAGAAGCCAGGAGCCCCACTTGGGATCCCGTACCTCAAGGGCCGCATCTATCGCCCCATCGATGTCACCGGCCTTGAGCTTGGCCACGGCGATGCTTCCAAAAGCGAGGGAGCGCAGGTAGTGGCCGCGGACGCGGGAGGCAAACTTCCAGGCCTTCTCAAAGTCCCCCAGCTTGGAGAGATACGTCGCCACCTTCACCAGAACGGCGTCCTCCTTAGTCCGCTCGCCTATCGACTTAACGAGTTCGGCGTACCCCCCATCGACGGGCCTGGAAAGGAGCTGGTCCATCACGAAGACAGCCATGCGCTCGTACTCCTCACCCTTAAGAAGCCCCAAGAGCCTCTTCAGGATATCAACCTTGTCGGCAGAAGCCCTCACGATGCCCTCAAGAACCTTCCACCTCTGCTCCTCCGGCAGCTTCTTCAATATTCCCATTACAAATTCCAGTTCTCCCTGGCTGCCCAGACCTATCAGGAGGGAGTTGAGGACGTCCGAGCCCGCTTCCCCGGAAAGGGACAGGGCTATGTCCACGAACTTCTCATAGGTAGCTTTTGGGACGTCTGAGGTCTTTAGGTAGATCGCGACCTCCTTCATCGCTTCACCCAGCCAATACTCACTCCTCAGCTCCGACAGAACTCTTATCGCGCTTCCAAATTCCTCGCGCTTCAGGTGCTCTTTGATGGCTTCAATGGCCGCTATCGAGTGCCACGGCTCTTCGTCGATCTGCCCTATTATCATGGCCGCCTTTCTCATGTTCCCCCTCTTTAGGTATACCCTGAGGATCCTCAGTAGGAGGTCGTTCCTCTTGACGGTGTCCTTAATGTCGGAGACGTAGAACAGGGCATCGTCCACCAGGCCCAGCTCGAGAAGCCTCATCACCAGCTCGTTCAGAAGGTCGTCCCTGACGGCGTCAGGAAATTCAACTATAGCGTCGTGAGCCTGCCCAAAGACTTTCCTGGCCGTCTTGGAGCCGGTCAGCCAGAGGTAGGTTCCGATCTCCAAGAGTGCCCTGACCATAAGAACAGGGTTCTCTATCGAGGAGGCGGCGTTGAAGGCGTACTTGAAGGCCGTCCCATACTCTGGTTTCCGGGCCTTGTACATGTAGTAGCCAATTTTAGCGTAGGTAACCGCCCTGAGGTACTTGTCCCTTATGTCAGCGGCCAGACGAAGGGCCTCACGGTAAACGTCAGTGGCCATTATTCCCACCGGAAAATTTACGATGTGGAAGTATTTAATGATTTCCAACGGACAAAACAGAACGGACTGAATCAGTCAAAAAGCGAAAGTTCAGCCGAGGTCGTCGTAGACGACGCCAACCACACCCCCATCGTCGAGGGAGACGAAGCTCACCTTGGTTTTCCTGCCGCTTCTGGGGTCAATAACGACGAAATCTGGCTTTGCCAGATAGTTACTGTGTGGAATCCTCCAAACATCGCCGTAATGAGTTTTTAACTCCCTCAAAAACCTTTTGGTATCTTTCTTAATCACCGTCGTCATAGGTGTCACCACTGAACTATACCACTTTAAAATATAAAAAGCTTTCCCATAGACATTCGTTAAAGATAATATCGTCAATTGTCTAATCACTGGTAATCACGGGATCTTGTGCACACCGGGGAGCCCCTTGGAACCCAAGCTCCCGGCGCTTGGGCACACTCCGCCTTGAGGGCAGACTCAGCTATAGAATCCGTCAGGGCCCTTCCAATAGCATCGTTGATTATTGGTCATTACCTGTAGTGAATCCTCATAACACCACCGACGGAGAATAGAAAAGTGGCTTATTAAATCAATCAACAAACCGATTTTATCACTCCATCAGCCCCTCAACGTACTCGAGCTCCTCGGGAATGGCCTTCCTCCTTCTCCTCTCCATCTCCCTCTCAACCATGTAGCTGTAGAGGTGGGCCAGAGGTATCATCTCTCTCACCCCCTTTCAGCTGTTCCCGATTATATATAGCCCCATATGTGTTTAAAAGGATTGTCAGCCCCCAAATTTTCATAGATGCCCCCGAAAGTCCGTTATTCTGCTAAAAAAGCAGTACCGTCCCATTTTGTATCTGAATGAACACTGTTGTTCCATAAAAACGGCTCTCTCATTCCAGATATTGAAAAAAGAGCACATTAGAACATTCGACGGGGAACTCCCGATAACCCAACCGTTTATAAACTTTGGAGACGCCATCACTACGGTGGGAGAAAATGGCCCTAGAAAAGCTTGGAAAAGCCCTCAACAGCGCACTTAAAAAGCTCGCCCGCTCGCGCACCGTGGACGAGGCGACGATAAAGGAGGTAGTGCGAGACATACAGAGGGCTCTCATTCAGGCGGACGTCAATGTGCGGCTTGTTCTCCAGCTAACGAAAACGATAGAGAAGAGGGCCCTTGAGGAGGAGCCACCGGCTGGAGTCTCAAAGAAGGAGCACATAATCCAGATAGTCTACGAAGAGCTCACAAAGTTCCTCGGAAAGGAGGCAAAGCCCCTCGAGATAAAGGAGAAGCCAACGGTACTGCTCACCGTCGGCATACAGGGCTCCGGAAAGACCACGAGTGTGGCCAAGCTGGCGCGGCACCTTCAGAAGAGGGGATACAAGGTCGGCGTAGTCTGCTCCGACACCTGGAGGCCCGGAGCGTACTACCAGCTCAAACAGCTCCTTGAACCGTACGGCATAGAGGTCGCCGGTGATCCAGAGGAGAAGGACGCCGTTAAGCTCGCGAGGGAAGGGGTGAAGTACTTCAGGGAAAAGGGCGTCGATGTAATAATCGTGGACTCCGCGGGAAGGCACAAGGAGGAGAAGGGGCTAATCGAGGAGATGAGGCAGATAAGCGAGGCCATAAAGCCCCACGAGGTCATACTCGTCATAGACGGAACCATCGGCCAGCAGGCCTACAACCAGGCTTTGGCGTTCAAGGAGGCCACGCCGATAGGCTCCATAATAGTCACCAAGCTCGACGGAAGCGCGAAAGGCGGTGGAGCCCTCTCGGCCGTCGCCGCAACTGGCGCTCCGATAAAGTTCATCGGTGTTGGCGAGAGGATAGACGACCTCGAAGCCTTCGACCCCAAGCGCTTCGTCTCACGGCTACTCGGAATGGGCGATATAGAGGGACTTCTGGAGAAACTTGAGGAGCTGCAGAAGCAGCAGGAGTTCAAGGAAGAGGACCTGGAGAAGTTCCTCAAGGGTAAGTTCAACCTCAAAGATATGTACGCCCAGCTTGAGGCAATGCAGAAGATGGGGCCTCTCAAGCAGATACTCCAAATGATCCCGGGCCTCGGCTACTCCCTCCCGGACGACGCGGTCAAGGTCGGTGAGGAGAAGCTCAAGAGGTACAGGGTGATAATGGACTCGATGACGGAGGAAGAGCTCGAACACCCCGAGATAATCAACTACTCAAGGATAAAGCGCATCGCCAGGGGCTCTGGAACCAGCACAGCTGAAGTCAGGGAACTGCTCAATCAGTACAATCAAATGAAGAAGATGTTCAAGAGTATGGACAAGAGAAAGCTGGCTAAGATGGCCAAGAAGTTCAACTTTGGAGGGTTTGGGATATGATTGAGGCCTTTGTCCTCGTTGTCGTCAAGCCCGGAACCGAAGAGAAGGTCTACGAGGCCCTCAAGAACAACGAAAGGATAAAGGAGATATACAGGGTTTACGGGGAATACGACCTAATCCTCCGCGTCGAAGTCGGAAGCATAGAAGAACTGGACAAGTTTCACGATGAGGTTCTCAGAAGGATAAAGAACATCGAAATGACCGAGACATTGATAGCCAGCTCCTACAGGGGGTGAGGGGTTGAAGAAACGGTGGGTCGCGACCATCGACCTCGAGACCTTCGAGGTCGAGCACGACCCGGCCTTTAAATTTAAGTGCCTCGAAAACTGCGGAAGGTGCTGCTACGAGCTGGAGATCCCTGTGAGGGACGAAGACATTGAAAGGATAGAGGAGCTCGGCTACAGCGCCTGGGAATTCGTGGACTACGATAAAATGTTCTATCGCGGCGACAAGTTCCTCAGCTACGCCCTTAAAAAGCGTCCCTTCGATGAAGCCTGCGTCTTTCTCGACCCCGAGACCAAGAGGTGCAGAATTTACTCCCATCGGCCCCTCGCGTGCAGGCTTTACCCCTTCGTCTTCGTCAAGCACGGAAAGAAGATGAAAATCTACGTGAAGCTCGACTCGTTCTGTCCCGGCCTCAACCACCCGGAGGGCGAGCCGGTAACCAAGGAGTTCATTCTGCGTGAATACGGCGACGTTGTGGAAGAGTACCGCAGGAAAGTTGTAAATGACCTCGAGTGACCGAAACCTATTTATACATTTTCTTGTTAATTCTGGGGCACCGGAGGTGAGAGCATGAGTCAGCTGAAGTCCGTGCAGGAGAAGCTGAGACTTGTCAGGGTGCTCAGGCTGCTCAAGAAGACCTACACCTACGAGGAGCTCTCCAAGATAACCGGCCTCCCCATCACCGTGCTGAACAGGTACGTGAGGGGAAAGGTCCTTCCAAGTGCCGAGAGGACGAAAGAGCTCCTCGAGCTACTCCTCCCGTACATCAACATAGAGGAGGAGGTCAGGAAGAGGATAAAGTTCGACGAGTACGGGTTCTTCGACAACATGCCCGTCCTCAGCGACACTGCTTTGATGAGCCTCATAGCGGAAGACGTGGCTAGCAGGTACATGGACAAGAACGTGGACAAGGTTCTAACGGCCGCCACGGACGGAATAGCCCTCGGAGTCCACGTGGCGAGGGAGCTGAACGTTGATGTCGTTTACGCCAAGAAGAAGAAGGAGGTAGGAGTCGAGAAGTTCTACGAGGTCAGCTACGTGCCGAGCGCCTCGGGAAGCGTCACGACGCTGTACCTCCCCCAGTGGGCGCTCAAGAAGGGCGAGAACGTCCTCATCGTGGACGATGTCATCAGGAGCGGAGAGACCCAGCGGGCCCTCCTAGAGATGTGCAGGCAGGCTGGAGCGAAGCCAGTCGGAATGTTCTTCCTCATCAGCGTCGGGGACATCGTGGAGAAGCTGAGGGAAGAGTACAGCATTCCAGTGGAGAGCCTGATAAAGCTGGAGTGATCCAGATGAGGGTGTTCATATACAACGCCGCTGGGCTGACCGTCCCGGTGGAGGTCGAGCCCGGCCTCCCCTTCAAATTCACCTGCACAGAGGAGGAGTGCGGGAGAAAGATAGTCATAGAGGGCGTGGTCAGGCCAGCCAGTGAGGAGGAATTCACCAGGGTTCTGGAGAAAACTGTTAAGGAGAACTCGGACTTCGAGAAGATACGCGAGATAACGGCCAGAAAGCTGGTTTTCGAGGGAAAGGTGAACGGGAAAGAGGTCCTCCTCCCAGTGGAGAGCTTTGAGGACTTCGCAAGGCGCTTCCTCGAAGAGGTTTTAGTCCTCCGTTAGCTTGAGCCGGGTATCTTCCTTCACAACCTGCATCGCCACGCTGGTGTTCGTTTTTTCCACGCCCTCCAGGGAAAGAAGCCACTTCACGAAGCGGTTCATATCGGCCCTGTCCCTGAACTTGGCGACCACGACGATGTCAAACTCGCCGGTTATGTCGTAGACAAGCATCACCCTATCGTGGGCAGCCAGTTCGCGCTCTATGTCAAGTATCCTCCTTCCCTGGGCTTTGACGCCGATGACCGCCGTGAGTCCAAAGCCTATCTTCTCGTAGTCGAGAATCGGTGCAAAGCCTTTGATTACACCCTCCTCTTCCATCTTCTTTATGCGGTTGTAGACCGTGCCCACCGCGATCTTGAGTTCCCTTGCTATCTCGCGGTACGAGAGCCGGGCGTTTTCCTGGAGGAGCGACAGTATCCTAAGGTCCAACTCGTCCATACCACTCACCCCCTTAGCGGGTAGACCGTAAACTTTAAATACCCTTTCCTTGGAGGGAATAGCGGGCAGTGGACCGGTAGCCTAGCTAGGATAGGGCGGCGGCCTCCTAAGCCGCAGGTCCGGGGTTCAAATCCCCGCCGGTCCGCCATAGAACTTTTGATTGGCAAAAGTTTCATCAAAGCTTGTGATTCTCCCAAAGTCTAGCCACGAAAGTGGGGACTCTTGAATGTGCTCTATCCATGTGGTAGAAGTCCAAGGCCAAAGACCATTAAAAGCACAAACACTCACAAAAAGCCCCCAAAAGAAATCGACTTTAATTGGACTTCGGACTTCTCAAGGTTTGTCCCATAGAATGGCCCAGTGCCCAATTGCAATAGTGCCTAAAAGTCCCGCCGGTACCTTCGGAGGCCAATGCCCTTCAAATTACCCTCGGAACTTCCCGACGGCATAGAAGAGGCAGAAACCACCAATAAAAAGCAAAGGGAGGTGATGGGCATGATAGAGGACGCGCTTCTGCTCTACCTGGAAAGCATGAGCAGGGAAAAGAGGGTTAGACGGAAGAAGGGACGCCTTCCCTTTTGACGCCATCTTTCCCAAGCCTTTCCTCCACCAGCCCCGAAACGTTTAAATACCTCGAAGCTTTTAGTATACCAAGGTAAGAAAAAGAGGGGGTGAAAGGCATGGTGTACGTCGCTGTTCTGGCCAACATAAACGGTAACCTCCCGGCCCTAGCAAAGGCCCTCGAGAGGATAGAAGTCCTCAAGGAGGAGGGGTATGAGATCAAGAAGTACTACATCATTGGCAACGTCGTAGGCATGTTCCCGTATCCCAAGGAAGTTCTCGACACGCTCGACGACCTCATCAAGGCCAACACCGTCAAGGTAATCCGCGGTGAGTTTGACCAGGCGATAGCTGCGAGCGACCCCCACGCAGAGGGGCCGGACTACATAGACAAGCTGGACTATCCCGACCACATCAAGAAGGCCCTCAAATACACCTGGGAGAAGCTGGGACATGAAGGCAGGGAGTTCCTTAGGGACCTTCCGATATACCTCGTGGACAAGATCGGTAAGAACGACATCTTTGGCGTCTACGGAAGCCCGCTCAATCCCTTTGAAGGGATAGTACTACCAGACCAGCCAACGAGCTATTACGAGACCATAATGCGACCCGTTAAGGACTATGAAGTACTCTTCGTTGCGTCACCAAAGTACCCAGTCAATGCCATGACAAGGTATGGAAGGGTCATCTGCCCCGGAAG
This Thermococcus cleftensis DNA region includes the following protein-coding sequences:
- the mtnP gene encoding S-methyl-5'-thioadenosine phosphorylase; protein product: MPRIAIIGGSGVYDPKLLENVREEFVSTPYGRVRVKLGEYDGEEIAFLARHGEGHSVPPHKINYRANIWALYELGVERILSTSAVGSLNELMKPGDFVILDQLMDFTKTRHYTFYDGEDSPHDRKFVAHVDFTDPYCPELRKALITAAKELGFTYHPTGTYACMEGPRFETKAEIRALKILGADVVGMTQCPEAVLARELEMCYASVAIVTNFAAGISREKLTHTEVVELMARKSEEIKYLLMKSIKYIPKERHCACKDALKGATGD
- a CDS encoding signal recognition particle protein Srp54, which codes for MALEKLGKALNSALKKLARSRTVDEATIKEVVRDIQRALIQADVNVRLVLQLTKTIEKRALEEEPPAGVSKKEHIIQIVYEELTKFLGKEAKPLEIKEKPTVLLTVGIQGSGKTTSVAKLARHLQKRGYKVGVVCSDTWRPGAYYQLKQLLEPYGIEVAGDPEEKDAVKLAREGVKYFREKGVDVIIVDSAGRHKEEKGLIEEMRQISEAIKPHEVILVIDGTIGQQAYNQALAFKEATPIGSIIVTKLDGSAKGGGALSAVAATGAPIKFIGVGERIDDLEAFDPKRFVSRLLGMGDIEGLLEKLEELQKQQEFKEEDLEKFLKGKFNLKDMYAQLEAMQKMGPLKQILQMIPGLGYSLPDDAVKVGEEKLKRYRVIMDSMTEEELEHPEIINYSRIKRIARGSGTSTAEVRELLNQYNQMKKMFKSMDKRKLAKMAKKFNFGGFGI
- a CDS encoding Lrp/AsnC ligand binding domain-containing protein is translated as MIEAFVLVVVKPGTEEKVYEALKNNERIKEIYRVYGEYDLILRVEVGSIEELDKFHDEVLRRIKNIEMTETLIASSYRG
- a CDS encoding YkgJ family cysteine cluster protein gives rise to the protein MKKRWVATIDLETFEVEHDPAFKFKCLENCGRCCYELEIPVRDEDIERIEELGYSAWEFVDYDKMFYRGDKFLSYALKKRPFDEACVFLDPETKRCRIYSHRPLACRLYPFVFVKHGKKMKIYVKLDSFCPGLNHPEGEPVTKEFILREYGDVVEEYRRKVVNDLE
- a CDS encoding phosphoribosyltransferase family protein, which encodes MSQLKSVQEKLRLVRVLRLLKKTYTYEELSKITGLPITVLNRYVRGKVLPSAERTKELLELLLPYINIEEEVRKRIKFDEYGFFDNMPVLSDTALMSLIAEDVASRYMDKNVDKVLTAATDGIALGVHVARELNVDVVYAKKKKEVGVEKFYEVSYVPSASGSVTTLYLPQWALKKGENVLIVDDVIRSGETQRALLEMCRQAGAKPVGMFFLISVGDIVEKLREEYSIPVESLIKLE
- a CDS encoding Lrp/AsnC family transcriptional regulator is translated as MDELDLRILSLLQENARLSYREIARELKIAVGTVYNRIKKMEEEGVIKGFAPILDYEKIGFGLTAVIGVKAQGRRILDIERELAAHDRVMLVYDITGEFDIVVVAKFRDRADMNRFVKWLLSLEGVEKTNTSVAMQVVKEDTRLKLTED
- a CDS encoding metallophosphoesterase family protein → MVYVAVLANINGNLPALAKALERIEVLKEEGYEIKKYYIIGNVVGMFPYPKEVLDTLDDLIKANTVKVIRGEFDQAIAASDPHAEGPDYIDKLDYPDHIKKALKYTWEKLGHEGREFLRDLPIYLVDKIGKNDIFGVYGSPLNPFEGIVLPDQPTSYYETIMRPVKDYEVLFVASPKYPVNAMTRYGRVICPGSIGYPPDKNHKATFALVDVDTLHTKFIEVDYEKEKRLIEEKIKREGLPEELVKILYRGRV